From Roseateles sp. SL47:
GGTCGCTGAATTCCCAGCTTGCCTTGTCCAGCATGGCCAGGGCCAGGCGAGAGGCGATGATTTCCCGCTCGATGGTGTCGTCATCCACCAAGGACAGATTCTGGGGACGGCTGGAGAGCGACGCGGACCGGGAATCGCCCGGCCCGTGGTGATACACATGCCGCAGCGACTTGCCCAGGCGGGCATGCCAAGGCGTGGCACACCGCTGCCACGCTTCAAAAGCGTCGCGGCGGGCCATCTGCAGCGCGTGCTCGGCAGGCTGGGACCGCAGGTCCTGCACTGCCGTGGTGAGGGAGGCCACCACGGCAGGCAGGCCCCGCAGCAGCACTTCCGTGTGAACGCGCCGCGCCTGGGAAGCCAGTGCCTGTGAACGAGCGTCTGCGGCGGTCATCGAGAGAAAAAGTGAAGAACTGCGGCTGACTCTACTACACCACCGCGCCAGCGTTCGGGTCGTCCGGGTCCTCCCGCTTGGAGGACTGCTTGATCAGGTCTTCCCGCTTGACACCCAGCCACATCGCGATGGCCGCTGCCACAAAAACGGACGAGTAGATGCCAAACAAGATGCCGATCGTCAGCGCGATGGCGAAGTAATGCAAAGTCGGGCCGCCGAACAACAGCATCGACAGCACCATCATCTGGGTAGAGCCGTGGGTGATGATGGTGCGGCTGATCGTCGAGGTGATGGCGTGGTCGATGACCTGATGGGTGTTGAAAGTGCGGTATTTGCGGAATGCTTCACGCACCCGGTCAAAAATCACCACCGATTCGTTCACCGAATAGCCCAGCACCGCCAGCACCGCCGCCAGCACCGCCAGTGAGAATTCCCACTGGAAGTAGGCGAAGAAGCCCAGGATGATCACCACGTCGTGCAGGTTGGCGATGATGCCGGCCACGGCGAACTTCCATTCGAAGCGGAAGGCCAGGTAGAGCATGATGCCGATGACGGTGGCTGCCAGCGCATAAGCCGCGTTGGTGGCCAGCTCCGCCCCCACCGACGGCCCGATCAGCTCGCTTTTGGACAGCGCCAGCGGCTCGGCCTGCCCGACCACGCAGGTGGGCTTGCTGACCGCCTCGCCTTGCGGCGTCACCGACTGATGCTGCTCCACCTTGCCGTTTTCGGCGGTGCACAAGGCCTCGAACACCTTGCTGACGATGACGTCCTGCTTGACCTCCGGCTTCACCGGCAGACGGATCATCACATCACGGGTGGTGCCGAAGTTGGTGACCTGCACCTCCCCGAACCCCATCTGCTCGACCACATGCCGGGTCTTGTTGATGTCCGCCGGCTGGGCATAGGCCACCTCGATGGAGGTGCCGCCGGTGAATTCGATGGAGAAGTGCAGCCCGCGCGTGACCAGGAAGAACACGGCAGCGGCAAAAGTGAGGAACGACACGACGTTGAACACCAACGCGTGCTTCATGAACGGGATGTCCCGTTTGATTCGGAAAAATTCCATGGCGTGCTTCGCTCGGTACTGGGTGCAAGGGGTGCGAGGCCTCAGCGGGCCTTCGCGACCTCGTTGGCTTCGCTGCTGCCGGCACCCACGGTGCCGGGTTCAGACGTGGGTTTCCAGATGGTGCCGATGGACACACCCTTGAGGCGCTTGCGGCGCCCATACCAGAGGTTGACCAGCGCCCGAGAAAACATCACCGAAGAAATCATCGAGGTGATGATGCCCAGACAGTGCACCACGGCAAAGCCCTTGATGGGGCCAGAACCGAAGGCCAGCAGCGCCATGCCTGCAATCAGCGTGGTGACGTTGGAGTCCAGGATGGTGGCCCAGGCACGTTCGTAACCGGCATGGATGGCCTGCTGCGGTGCCAGGCCGGCCCGCAGTTCTTCCCGCACTCGCTCATTGATCAGCACGTTGGCGTCAATGGCCATGCCCAGCACCAGCGCAATGGCCGCAATACCGGGCAGGCTCAGCGTGGCCTGCATCAGCGACAGCACCGCCAGCAGCAGCAGCAGGTTGAAGCCCAGGGCCAGCGCCGAGAACACGCCAAACATCATGTAGTAGATGCACATGAAGACGGCGACCGCCACAAAGCCCCAGGTCACCGAGGCAATGCCCTTGTCGATGTTTTCCTTGCCCAGGCTCGGGCCGATGGTGCGCTCTTCGATGATGTCCATCGGCGCTGCCAGCGAACCCGCGCGCAGCAGCAGCGCGGTGTCGCTGGCCTGCTGGGTGCTCATCGAGCCGGTGATGCTGAAGCGGTTGCCCAGCTCGCCACGGATGGTCGGGGACGTGACCACCTCACCCTTGCCCTTTTCGAACAGGATGATGGCCATGCGCTTGCCGATGTTCTCGCGCGAGACGTCCTTCATGATGCGGGCGCCCTTGGCATCCACGCTCAGGTTGACGGACGGGTTGTGGCTTTCGTCGAAGCTCGGCTGCGCATCGTTGAGGTTGTCACCGGTGATGATGACGGGGCGCTTCACGATGATGGGAATCATCTGGTCGTCGCGACGCTCCAGATAGCGCTCGGAGCCGAACGGCACCGGGCCCGTGCCGCTCAGCGCGGCCTGGGCTTCGGCACTTTCGTCCACCATGCGCAGTTCCAGCGTGGCGGTGCGGCCAATGATGTCCTTGGCCTTGGCCGTGTCCTGCACACCGGGCAGTTGCACGATCACGCGGTCGCGGCCCTGCTGCTGGATGACCGGTTCGGCCACGCCGAGTTCGTTCACCCGGTTGTGCAGCGTGGTGATGTTCTGCTTGATGGCGGCGTCCTGCACCGCGATCACGGCGGCCGGGGTCAGCGCGCCAGTCAGACGCAGTTCGCTGCCTTCGCCGGAGGCGGTCCAGGTGACTTCGGAGGTCTGGCCTCGCACCGCATCCAGTGCCTGGCTGCGGGTGGCATCGTCGCGGAAGTTGATGACCACGCTGTTGCCGTCCCGGGAGATGCCGGCATGGCGGATGTTCTTGTCACGCAGCAGCGTGCGCACATCGCTGGCCAGGGCGTCCGCCTTCTTGGTCAGCGCGGCCTTCATGTCCACCTGCATCATGAAGTGCACCCCGCCGCGCAGGTCCAGGCCCAGATACATCGGGAAGGCATGCAGGGCGGTGAGCCATTCCGGCGAGCGGGACACCAGGTTCAGTGCCACCACGTAGGGCGGCTCGCTGGTCTCGCTGCCGTTGAGGGCGCGGGAGATGACGTCCTTGGCCTTGAGCTGGCTGTCGGTGTCATTGAAGCGGGCGCGCACCGAGCTGGCCTCCAGATGCACGAAGTCGGGCTTCAGGTTGGCCTGGGCCAAGGCCTGTTCGACCCGCTGGCGGACGTTGTCGTCCACCTTGATCGTGACCTTGGCGCTCGACACCTGCACGGCCGGCGCTTCGCCGAACAGATTGGGCAGGGTGTAGATGAAGCCCACAAGCAGTGCCACGAGCAGCACCGCATATTTCCAGAGCGGGTAACGGTTCATGAGGACATCCTCTGAAAACCAGGCAGGGCGGCGAGCCGCCACCTAAAGCGGACCCGGCCGGTGCCAGGGCACGGGCCGGGTCGTCTGGGCGTCTCGACCGAGGTGGAGACGCCCGGCAGGTCCGGTGGATCCGGTGAGGGATCCGGTGACGCCGGCCACCCGGTGACCGGCACATCCATCACTTGGTGACGGTTCCCTTGGGCAGCACCTGCAGCACGGCAGAGCGCTGCAGCTGGACCTCGACGCCGTTGGCGATTTCCACCGTCAGGTAGACCTCGCCCACCTTGCTGATCTTGCCCAGGATGCCGCTGTTGGTGATGACTTCATCGCCCTTGGACAGCGCTTCCACCAGGGCGCGATGCTCCTTCTGACGCTTCATCTGCGGACGGATCATCACAAAGTACATCACCACAAACATCAGCACCAGCGGCAGCATGCCGAGGAAGCCTCCAGTGGGATCGGAACCAGCCGCAGTCTGGGCGTAAGCGTTGGAAATAAACACGTCGATATCCCTCAGAAATGGGTCGCCCCGCAGCCGGCCTTGCGCCTGCCGCTGGACGAATGAGCCCATGATTGTATGCGTCCGGTCCGGACGTCCCGCATGGCGTCTGACGCCGATTTAATTGGGGATGTCCATCGGAAACCCAAGGCCGGGTCCGGCCCCGGTCGTCAAGTCGGGGGAAGCGAGCGGGCCGACGCCTGCGGGCGGCCACGGGGGAACTGCGATGATGAACCCCCATGACTTCAGACACCCTCGAACAACAAGAACAGGACAAGCGCCGGCAGGCGGACCAGGCCTACGACGCCATCGAGAACATGATCGCCACGCTGGATCTGCGGCCTGGTACGCCGGTGGTGGAGTCCGAACTGATTGCCCGTATCGGCCTGGGGCGCACCCCCACGCGGGAAGCGCTGATGCGACTGGTGGCCCAGGGGCTGATCGTGCAGTTGCCCCGGCGCGGGCTGATGGTGAGCGACATCCAGGTGTCCGACCAGTTTGACCTGCTGGATGCCCGGCGACCACTGGAACGCCTGATCGCCTGCTGCTCGGCACGCCGGGCCAGCCCGGCCCAGCGCGAGGCGCTGCTGACCTGCGCCGCGCGGATGGCCGACGCGGCCGAGCGGGAAGACCTTGAAACCTACATGCGGGCGGATCAGGCCCTGGACCGGGTCAACCATGCCGCCTGCCGCAACCGCTTTGCCGTCGGGGCGGTGGTGCCGATGATCATCCAGTGCAGACGCTTCTGGTACGCTTATCGGCACCATGGCGACGTGGCCGTCGGCGCACGTTGCCATCAGCGTCTGGCCGAAGCCATTGCCAGCGGCGACGGCCCGGCGGCAGCAAAGGCCACCGATGCGCTGATCGACGCCCTTCGTGAGTTTGCCCAACAGGTGATCGCATGACGCTTTCCGCCCTTCCGCTGGGCCTGCCTCCGGGCGTGCTGCCCACCGGGCTGGACACAACCACCCGCGTGGTGGATTCACATACCGGTGGCGCGCCCACCCGGGCGGTGGTGGGTGGCGGGCCGGCGTTGTATGGGGTCACCATGGCGCAGCGGCTGCAGGAACTGCGGGACCATCACGACGCCTGGCGCCGGGCACTGGTCACCCCACCACGCGGTCATGTCGGGTTGGTCGGCGCCCTCCTCACCGAACCCGAACGGCCCGGCAGCCAGGCCGGGGTGATTTTTTTCGACGCTACCGGTTATCTCGGCATGTGTGGCCACGGCACCATCGGCGTCGTGGCGTCTCTGGCCCATCTGGGCAAGCTGCGACCGGGCCCGCTGTGGCTGGATACGCCGGTGGGCACGGTGCATGCGGAATTCATGCTGGATGGCAGCGTCCGCCTGGAAAACGTCCCGGCGTACCGGCACCAGCAGGCGGTGGCCATCGAGATCGACGGCCGTACGGTGCATGGCGATGTGGCCTGGGGCGGCAACTGGTTCTTCATTTGCGAGGACCACGGGCTGGCGCTGGATCTGGCCCAGGTGACGACGCTGGTGGACTTCTGTCAGCGCCTGCGCGAATTGCTGGCGGCACAGGGCATCACGGGCGCCCAGGCCGCGCCCGTGGATCACATCCAGCTCACCGGGCCGGCCCTGGACCCGGCGCATAGCGGCCGCAATTTCGTGCTGTGCCCGGGTCTCGCCTGGGACCGCAGCCCCTGCGGCACCGGCACCAGTGCGCGGGTAGCCTGCCTGGCGGCCGACCAGCGGCTGCTCTCCGGCGAGATCTGGCGCCAGGAAAGCATCACCGGCAGCCTGATGGAAGCGAGCTGGCAGCCGGCTCCCACGGCGGGGCAGGTGCTGCCCACGCTGGTCGGGCGGGCCTATGTGACGCTGGAAGGCTCGGTGGTGATCCAGCAGGACGACCCGCTGGGCTGGGGAGCCGCTCCTGCCTAAGTGGTGCCACGCGGAGCGATTGGCGCTGTTGCGGGCGCTTGAGCTGGGAAGGCTGCAAGTCCGGATGCTGGGATCATGGCTGCGACGGGTCAGAGACCGGATCAGCGGCCAAATCAGTCGGTGGGTCCACCTGCTGCTCCGCGCGCTCCTGGTGGCCGTTCCCGCTCTGGCCCTCGCCCAGCCCCAGGACCCACCGATCAAGGTCGGGTCGAAACGCTTCACCGAGAGCTACATCCTCGCGGAGGTGCTGGCACAGACCGTGCGCGCGGCTGCGCCGCACACCCGCGTGGAGGTCCGACAGGGGCTGGGCAACACCGCCATCGTGCTGGCGGCACTGAAGTCCGGCAGCATCGATGTGTACGCGGAATACACCGGCACCATCGAGCGCGAGATCCTCGGGCTGGGTGCAGGCCCTGCCCACGCGGCCAGCGCGGGCACAGCACCCCGCAGTGCCCTGACGCTGGCGCAATTACGGGCAGCACTTCAGCCGCTGGGGCTGGGGGTGGATGTACCGCTGGGCTTCAACAACGGCTATGCCTTGGCCGTCAGCGGCGCTACGGCGCGCCGACTGGCGTTGAGCCGCTTGTCGCAGCTGCGGGACCACCCAGCCCTGCGGCTGGGCCTCAGCAATGAATTCATGGGGCGCGCCGATGGCTGGCCCGGGTTGTCACAGCGATATGCCCTGCCCCAGCGTCCACAAGGCCTGGATCACGGCTTGGCGTATCAGGCCCTGCGCAGCCGCCAGATCGACATCACCGACATCTACACCACCGACGCCCAGATCGCCGCCCAGGGTCTGGTGGTGCTGGACGACGATGCACAGTACTTCCCGCGCTATGACGCGGTGCTGCTCTATCGCCTCAGCTTGCCCGAGCGGCATCCGAAGGCCTGGGCGGCGCTGAAGTCGCTGCAGGGGCGAATCCATGAGCCGGCCATGATCGCGATGAATGCCAAGGCCGAGCTGCAGGCGATGAGCTTTGAGCGGATCGCTGCGGACTTCCTGGCAGGCGGCTCACAGGGGGCGCCGAATATCGAGCCGGGCACGACGCAGCGCCCCCCGCAGAACATGGCCTCGGACGTTGGGCTTCCGCCTGGAACCCATGATCCACTCACGGCTTCTGCGGTCTCGCAGTCCGCTTCCTCGCCCACGCCGCCTTCAGCGCTTGCTGCACTCGCTGCCCGCCTCACCGGCCCGGACCTGCCTCGGCTGGCGGCACAGCATCTCTGGCTGGTGGTGGTGTCTGTCGGCGTGGCGACGCTGATCGGTCTGCCGCTGGCCATCCTGCTGCATCCCTGGCCCCGCTGGCGCGGCGCCCTGCTGGCCGTCTGCGCCTTGCTGCAGACCGTGCCGTCCCTGGCCCTGCTGGCCATGCTGATCTGGGCCCTGGGACGCATCGGCCCGGAGCCTGCCCTGGTGGCGCTGTCGCTCTATGCCTTGCTGCCGATTCTGCGCAACGCCACCGTGGGTCTGGACGAGGTGCCTTCCGGTCTTCTGATGGCAGGCCACGCGCTGGGTCTGCGTCGGACCCAGGTGCTGCGGCTCATTCAGTTGCCGCTGGCCCTGCCGGTGATCGTGGCGGGGGTGCGCACGGCCACCAGCCTGTCGGTGGGAACGGCCACGATGGCCGCGTTCATCGGCGCGGGCGGCTTTGGCGAGCGCATCGTGACCGGGCTGGCGCTGAATGACCGGGACCTTTTATTGGCCGGGGCCCTGCCAGCCGCAGCGCTGGCGCTGATCTTCGAGGCGCTGTTCAGCCTGTTGTCGCGGTGGCTGGCGCGTCGCCCGAGCCATTGAAGCGTTCTTCCAGCGCGGCATAGGCACGCTGCCGCGCTGCCGACCAGTCGCCCAGTTGCGACGGCGCAAGCCCGGGCTGCATCAGATGGCGCAGTGACACCGCGTGAGCCTCGCGCACGATCTCCGCCAGCACGGCGACTTCCGCGCCCTGGCCGCGACGCTGGCTCAGCGCTTCGGCCACTCGCGTCGGGAAGCCCCAGTGCGTGACGATGCGGGCGGACCATTCCAAGGACATCGGCAGCAGTTGCCGATGCAGGGCCTCGCGATCCAGCGAGGGACGCTGGCCCACCGGCAGCGCGTCCAGCACCCGCAGCAGGGCCATCATGCCAACCTGTGCGCCGAGGCCGGCCAGGTAAGCGGCAAAGCGCTCATCACCGGGCGGGGCCAGACGCATCGCGGCCAGCGAGCAGCGCTCGCCGAGGTCCCACAGCAAGGTGCCGGCCTGACGGCTGAAGCGGCCCTGGCGGTCCTGGTTGAAGATCGGGCGCAGCGTGGACCGCAACACCACCTGGTTCAGGCCCTCATGGCCGATGACCATGACGGCACTGGCCAGATCGGTGATTTCTCGTTCGGGCCGGTACATCGCCGAGTTGGCCATGCGCATCAACTCGCCGACCAGGCTGGGATCTCGCGACAGCAGATCCACCAGTTCACGGGAGGACAGGTTTTCACGACGCATCAGCCGCAGCAGTTGCGGCAGCACAGCGGGCAGGCGGGGCAGCAGTTCGGCCCAGTCGGACCCCGAGCGGACCTGCAGCCGTTGTAGCAAAGGCGCTTCCTGCGGATGGGGCGGCACATCGCGCAGGCGCTGGAAGCCAAACAGCCGTGCGCTGAATTGCAGCCACTCGCCAGAGGCCTGGAGCGGTGCACCGGTTGCACCGGAAGGCGCCCCCGAGGTCGCGAAAGCATGCTCGAAGGACGGGGCGGCGGAAGGGGGGACGGAAGGCGAAGCCGTGGGGATGGCACTGGCGGCGGCCGAGTGGCTGGCGCGGAAGGCGTTGTTGGGCTCGGCGCGAGGGTGAACAGCGGAGGGTGCAGGGGCAGGTGCAGACGCAGCCCCGTGCGCAGCCGTTGGCGGGAACGGCGCTGCCGACGCTGAGGACGCCTGCGGCGCCTGTGTTGCCAGCGGCGTCTGCGTTGGGGACGCGCTCAACGACAGATGCCTATCACTGCGTCGTTCGCTCAGGAGATGGCCCTGACCCGGAGCTTCCTGCTCGCCGTGCCCACCCGCTCCCCGTTCGCGCGATGCGGCAGCGGCCGTGGATGCAGCGGGGCGCTCGACGGGACGATCAGACGCACGATCACCCGAGGACGACAGAAGTTTGCGCAGGGAGTTCAGCAGGGCCATGGTGGTTGCCGCCGATTATCTGGCGGCCCCTGAGCCGAGTGTGCAGACCCAGGCACGCCTCCCTCAAGCGAGGGTGCCATTGCGGCGTGGATTTCGCACGCTGCACGCCAGCTTTGCAATCCTGGCATCAACGGGGTGCCGGCGGGGGCGGCTGATCCCCGCCAGTACCCGCCAGTACCCGCCAGTACCCGCCACAGTACCCACCAGCACCCGTCAAGACTCGCCATGACCGGATGAGACCCACTGGTACTCGCGAGCATCAGATGGAATCAGATGGCATCCGCTGTCCAGGTCGTCGCATCAGCCTGGCGTGGTCGAGGCTCTGGGCCCCGGTGGTTCGGTCGACGTGGCCCGCCTGGCGCTGCCGAGGTAGGTGTCCACCACACGAGGGTCTTTCGCCAGCGCCGCTGCCGGCCCTTGTAGCGCGATCTCGCCAGTCTCCAGCACATAGGCATGGTCGGCCACCTCCAGCGCCGCCCGGGCGTTCTGTTCCACCAGCAGGATGGAAACACCGGTCTCGCGCAGCCGCGACACGATGCGGAAGATGTCCTTCACGATCAAAGGCGCCAGCCCCAGGCTGGGTTCGTCCAGCATCAGCACCTTGGGACGCCCCATCAGCGCACGCCCGACGGCCAGCATCTGACGCTCGCCGCCGGACAGCGTGCCAGCCCACTGCGCGCGCCGTTCCCGTAGCCGCGGAAACAGGCCATAGACTCGCTCCAGTTCATCACGCCAGTCGCGCTGGCCCAGCCGCATCGGCCGGAAGCCGCCGAGGACGAGGTTGTCCTCCACCGTCATGGTGGTGAAGAGTTCGCGCTTCTCCGGCACCAGGGCCAGCCCCTTCATCACTCGCTGCTCCAGGTCCAGTCCCTGCAGGTCTTCGCCATCCAACCGGATCCGCCCTCTCGCGGGCAGTACGCCCATCAGTGCGTTGAGCGTGGTGCTTTTTCCGGCGCCGTTGGGGCCGATGACGGTGACCACCTCGCCTTGACGCAGGCGGAGGTTCAGGCCGGTGAGCACCTCCGCACGCCCATACGCCACACACAGGCCTTGCACTTCCAGAAGGTCGCTCATGTCAGTGCTCCGTGCCGAGATAAGCGGCGCGCACCGCCGGGCTGGCCTGCACCTCCTCCGGAGTGCCTTCCATCAGATGAGTGCCGAATTCCATCACCACGATGCGGTCGGTGAGGCCCATGACAAAGTCCATGTCGTGTTCCACCAGCAGGATGCTCAGCCCCTCCTGGCGCAGTTGCCGCAACACCTCAGCCAGCGCCTGCTTCTCCTTGAGGCGCAGGCCGGCGGCCGGCTCGTCCAGCAGCAGCAGCGTGGGGTCGCTGCACAGGGCTCGCGCAATCTCCATCAGCCGTTGCGGGCCGAGGGCCAGGTTGCCGGCCAGCTCATCCAGATGGTCCTGCATGCCGATGCGGCGCAGTTGCCGCTCCGCCTCTGCCAGCAGTTGGCGCTCCTCCGCCCGGTCCAGCCGCAGCATGGCCTTCAGCGTGCCGCTGCGACCGCGCAGGTAGCCACCAAGGGCGACGTTCTCCAGCACCGTCATGTCGGGAATCATCTTCACATGCTGGAAGGTGCGGGAGAGCCCCAGCCGCGCGATGCGCCGGGAAGGCCAACCGGTGATCGACGTGCCAGCAAATTCGATGGTGCCTGCGGATGCGGACAGCACCCCGGAAATCAGGTTGAAGGTGGTGGACTTGCCGGCGCCGTTGGGACCGATCAGGCCCATGATGTCGCCGGCCCGCAGGGTGAAGCTCACGTCATTCACCGCCACCAGCCCGCCAAACTGCTTGCGCAGCCGCTCCACGCGCAGCAGTGGCCTGCCGCGTTCCGGACGGGGACGGCTCGGCAACGGGGGGGCGCCCTGCCAGTCGCGACGGCGCCGTGCGTCGGGCCACAGGCGCGCCGTCAGCAGACGGGCAGCGGGCCACAGGCCCCTGGGCGCGTACTTGAGCATCAGCACCAGCACCACACCCAGCACGATGACTTCGAAGTTGCCATTGCTGCCCAGCAACCGCGGCAGCAGTTCCTTGAGCTGATCCTCGATCACCTTGAACACGCCCGCCCCCACAAAGGCGCCCCAGACGCTGGACACTCCGCCCACCACGGCCATGAACAGGTATTCGATGCCCATGCGCAATCCGAAGGGGCTGGGATTCACCGTGCGCTGCACATGGGCAAAGAGCCAGCCGGACACCGAGGCCAGCAATGCAGCGAGCAGGAAGACGATGACCTTGTACCGAAAGGTGGACACGCCCATGGCCTCTGCCATGACGGTCGCGCCGCCCAGCGCGCGGATGGCCCGGCCCGGCCGCGAATCGAGCAGATGGTGCACCGCCAGCGCCCCCAGCAGGGCGCACACCCAGATCACGTAATAGATCGAGCGGCCATCGGCCAGGCTGATGCCGAAGAACGCCAGCGCTGGCACACCCAGGATGCCGTCGTACTTGCCCAGCAGTTCGAGGTTGGCAATGGTGTAGTTGAGGCTCAAGGCCCAGGCGATGGTGGCCAGCGGCAGATAGTGGCCGGACATGCGCAGGGTGATCCAGCCCAGCACCAGCGCCACCATCAGCGTGATCATCAGCCCCGCGAAGAGCCCGAGCCAGGGCGAGACGCCGTAGCGGCTGCTGAGCAAGGCGGTGGTGTAGGCGCCCAGCCCCACAAAGGCGGCCTGGCCGAACGAGGTGAGGCCGGCCACGCCGGTCAGCAGCACCAGACCCAGGACCACCAGGGCAAACATGCCAATGTAGTTGGCCTGAGTGATCCAGAACTCCGGTACCGGAAGCAGCGGCAGCGCCGCGATCAGCAGGGCGGCGGCGCACATGCAGGCGCGGCTGGCCCACGGCGTGGTGGGGACGGTCACGGGGGGCCGTGGGCTGTTCATGGGCATCGCTCCGTGCCGATCAATGTTCTTCATGATGCGGATCACGCCAGCTGCGCCACAACAGCACCGGCAGGATGGTGGTGAAGACAATGACCTCCTTGAAAGCGCTGGCCCAGAAGGAACTGAAGGATTCGATCAGCCCCACGGCCAGCGCCCCGATCGCCGCACCGGGATAACTGGCGAGCCCGGCAAACACTGCGGCGACGAAGCCCTTCAGGCCGATGAGGAAGCCGCTGTCGTAGAAGATGGTGGTGGTGGGGCTGATCAGCAGCCCCGAGAGTGCGCCGATGAAGGCGGCCAGGGTGAAGGACAGGCGGCCGGCCGAGGCGCTGGAGATGCCCATCAGCCGCGCGCCAAGACGATTCACCGCTGTGGCCCGCAAGGCCTTGCCCTGCAGACTCTTCTCGAAGAACAGCCAGAGCGCCAGGATCAGCGCGCCCGAGGCACCAATGATGATCATGGCCTGGCCGGAGAGGATCAGCGGGCCGGCCGACAGCGTGGTCTCCCAGAAGCTCGGGTTGCGCGAGCCTTCAGCGCCAAAGAACACCAGACCCAGCCCGGTCAGCGCGAAATGCACCCCCACTGAGACAATCAACAGCACAAGCACCGACGCATCCGCCAATGACTGATAGGCCAGTCGATACAGCAGGCCGCCCATCGGCGTGACGATGGCCAGGGTGAGCAGCACCTGCGCCAGCAGCGGCAACTGCATCGGCGCCAGCCACAACGCGGCCAGGCCAATGAGCAGCGGTGGCAGCGCACGCAACAGCGGTGCGCGCAGGCGACCTCCCACCGGAGCACCACTACGCACCACCGCCACCAGGTCCAGCACCGTGGCCAGCGCAGTCAGCGCGAGCAGGAAATGGATGGTCAGCGGCGTGCGCCCCAACTGAAGGCCGGCCAGCGTGAGCGCACCGAAGGCGACGAATTCACCCTGGGGAATGAAGATGACGCGGGTGACCGCGAAGACCAGGACCAGCGCCAGTGCCAGCAGCGCATAGATGGCGCCGTTGGTGAGCCCGTCCAACATGAGGATGCCCGCAATCGTCCCGTCCACCTTGTCTCCTGTGGGGGTTGAGTGACTGTTATGTTTTGGCCGACTCTAACGACAATCGTTCGGCCCTCCCGTCAGTGGATGCCGCATTGACAATCGCTGCCCGGGTCGGCCGACCGGTCGGTTGATCCATCGCCGCTAGACTGCATCACATGGCTCAAGACACCCCCCCCTCGCTGGAGATCCACGGCCCCGTCGCGTGCATCACCCTTCAGCGGCCGAAGGTCGCCAACCGCCTCGAACTGGACGACCTGCAAGCCTTGCAGGCCCATCTGGCGGTGGTGAATGCGGATGCGTCGGTGCGGGTGCTGCTGCTGCAGGCGCAGGGGCGGCACTTCTGCAGCGGCTTTCACATCGATGCCATGCCCGGTGTGGATGCTGGCGCGCTGTTTGAGGCGTTGACCGATGCCTGGGAGAACGCCCGCCCGGTGACCGTGGCGGCGATCCAGGGCGGGGTGTATGGGGGCGCGACGGATCTGGCGCTGGCCTGCGACTTCCGGCTGGGGGTCGCCGCGTGCGAGATGTTTGTCCCGGCGGCCCGGCTGGGGCTGCACTTCTATCGGGGCGGCATGGAGCGGTATGTGCAACGGCTGGGCCTTGCCACCGCCAAGCGCCTGCTGCTGGCCTGCGAGACCTTTGATGCTCAGGCCATGCGCGACATCGGCTTTCTTGACCAGTTGCTGGAGGATGGCAATGCGCTGCAGCGCGCGGCGGACGCGTTATGCCATCAAGTGGCCGCCCTCGCCCCGCTGGCCGTGGCG
This genomic window contains:
- a CDS encoding branched-chain amino acid ABC transporter permease; its protein translation is MDGTIAGILMLDGLTNGAIYALLALALVLVFAVTRVIFIPQGEFVAFGALTLAGLQLGRTPLTIHFLLALTALATVLDLVAVVRSGAPVGGRLRAPLLRALPPLLIGLAALWLAPMQLPLLAQVLLTLAIVTPMGGLLYRLAYQSLADASVLVLLIVSVGVHFALTGLGLVFFGAEGSRNPSFWETTLSAGPLILSGQAMIIIGASGALILALWLFFEKSLQGKALRATAVNRLGARLMGISSASAGRLSFTLAAFIGALSGLLISPTTTIFYDSGFLIGLKGFVAAVFAGLASYPGAAIGALAVGLIESFSSFWASAFKEVIVFTTILPVLLWRSWRDPHHEEH
- a CDS encoding enoyl-CoA hydratase/isomerase family protein, with protein sequence MAQDTPPSLEIHGPVACITLQRPKVANRLELDDLQALQAHLAVVNADASVRVLLLQAQGRHFCSGFHIDAMPGVDAGALFEALTDAWENARPVTVAAIQGGVYGGATDLALACDFRLGVAACEMFVPAARLGLHFYRGGMERYVQRLGLATAKRLLLACETFDAQAMRDIGFLDQLLEDGNALQRAADALCHQVAALAPLAVAGMKRHLNAIAHGQLDREALQADIERCQASEDLAEGVAAWQAKRTPVFVGR